The stretch of DNA ctattccatacacgtgtcaaatcagaaaaaataatacaacaattctgtaaaaaaatccggtgtttactccaaataaataaggaaaataatgatttgaatgtttcaaaattcaattttaaacccaaaaaatcaaaatttaggggcaaaaaaggatctttttcgatgAAAACTGTGGCAAACCGCCTTTGGCTGTTTGttagcgcgtagatctcgaaaagttattcgaaataaaaaaaatcgtctcaatcggacaatcgagcgaaaagttatggcctttcaaagttttccaagctaaaaaacataacctgatgccacgtcagcaaatcgcgtcctagagggcgcgatttgtgtccacgtcagcaaatcgcgctgacgtggacgtgatttcctggcgcgtaccctaacatcgcactgacgtggatacgatttcgcggaaaatagaccattccgataaataattagataattagctcattttggtaatttttgaaaaaaaaagggttttttttggtcatttgcccTCTAAAAATATCAGATTTATTATTAATTCATTATAAAAATGAATAATGCGAATACATATTATGTAAGCATATACCgttattatatgtatgtatgtataaaaaaaaggaaCACTTTTACCTTAGCACACCCTTGAGTACTCTACACTGAGAGGTAGTGctttaatataaattcaattattGATCCATTACACATCcactaaaaattttgttttatataaatatcaattaCACTAACCTCAACACCGCAGCACGTTCATTTCATTATACAAAAAAAGCAGATAGATAGGTTGAACTCCCTTTTTCTCCCCTTAGAACCAAACTTTCACCGACCTTCACTTTCTGCCTACCATGACGGCCAAGGATTGCGGCAACCATGGAAAAGGCCGGCGGCAGCGCATCCGAAGGCTCTTCGGTTGCCTTCTAGTCTTCCTCCTTATCGTTCTCATCACAATCCTTATCATATGGGCAATCCTCCGCCCCGCAAAACCCCGCTTCATCCTCCAAGACACCACCGTCTATGCTTTCAACGCCTCCACTCCCAATTTCCTCACTTCTAATTTCCAAGTCACCGTATCCACGCGAAACCCCAATGACAGAATCGGGATTTACTACGACAGGCTCGTCATCTACGCCACCTACAGGAACCAACAAACCACCCTTAGGACAGCTCTCCCTCCAACATACCAGGGTCATAATGAGATCAATGTTTGGTCCCCTTTCATCTACGGGAACATGGTCCC from Gossypium hirsutum isolate 1008001.06 chromosome D04, Gossypium_hirsutum_v2.1, whole genome shotgun sequence encodes:
- the LOC107899420 gene encoding NDR1/HIN1-like protein 1; this translates as MTAKDCGNHGKGRRQRIRRLFGCLLVFLLIVLITILIIWAILRPAKPRFILQDTTVYAFNASTPNFLTSNFQVTVSTRNPNDRIGIYYDRLVIYATYRNQQTTLRTALPPTYQGHNEINVWSPFIYGNMVPIAPDFSVALKSEQAAGTIFMVIKIDGRVRWKVGTFVSGRYHLNVRCPAYITFGSKNNGVSVGENAVKYQLVTRCSVSV